The window CATCTTTGGTGCTCTGTTGAACGATTCGGGCGATTTGGCGCGAGAGGGGGAGTTAGAGGTCGGCAGTCATCTATCGCGAGTCCAAAGGACGGCGTGCCACACGGAGTTACTCGGCGCGGAGTAACCCGCGATTTCTCCGCGGTTGTTGATTGACCGAGCCATACTTTGGTTGTCACCGGGGAGCATGCCCAGGTCGGTCATCACCCCGTGCTCATAGAGAAAGGCGTGCTGCTCCCACCCGCTTGCCGTGGACGATGAGCCGACCACCTGGCCGCGCTCGTTGATCCCGTAAGCGGCGCTGTTGGTGCCGCCGGGGAGCGTGCCCAGATCGATCATCTGTCCGTGCTCGAACAGAAAGGCGTGCGTGTTCCCGCTTGCCGTGGACGACGAACCGACCACCTGGCCACGATTGTTGATCGCGTAAGCGGCGCTGCTGTTGCCGCCGGGGAGCGTGCCCAGGTCGGTCATCACCCCCTTTGCAAACAGAAAGGCGTGCTCGTTGTTCCCGTTTGCAGTGGACCAGCCGACCACCTCGCCGCGCTCGTTGATCCCGAAAGCGGAACTGAAGTAGCCGCCGGGGAGCGTGCCCAGATCGGTCATCACGCCGTTTTCGTAAAGAAAGGCTTGCGACGCCCGGCTTGCGTTGAACGACCAGCCGACGATTTGACCGCGATTGTTGATCGCGTTAGCCGCGCTGTTGTCGCCGCCAGGGAGCAGACCCAGGTCGGTCACGACCCCGTTCTCGAACAGCGTCGCATGCGGGTAGCCTTTCGAGTCGAAAGAGTAGCCGACCGCCTGGCCGAGCTCGTTGATTCCGTAAGCGGCGGCACTGCGCTCGCCACCGGGAAGCGTGCCCAGGTCGGTCACCACTCCGTTATCAAACAGAGCAGCGTGCGGGTAATTCCTCGAGTTGATCGAGCCACCGGCGATTTGGCCACGCTCATTGATCGCGATCGCTTGGCTGCTCTTGCCGCCGGGGAGCGTGCCGAGGTCCTTGATGCTAAAACTTTGGTTGGCGATGTCAGCGCTTTGACCTGCGGCGGGTTGGAATGCGGCGATCGTGACCAGGGCGAAAACAATCAGAGCGCAGTGAACGTAGTTCACACTGCTAATTAGCTTGCGTACAGATTGCATGACGATCCCCATTCATGGGACATGACCTGGATCGCAATCGGCGACCCGTCCGTAAGCGCGCCGAAGCCTGCTAAAGCTAGCTGAACTTTTGACAACTCACTGCGTGATAGTCAGAGGCATAGGTCGACATCGAGATGGACGTCGGCAGGACTTCGATTCGCGTGCGGTGCGAAGCGCCACGCCTTGCGTCTCAATGTAGGCAAAGGCCGAAAGAAAGTCGAGTTTTATTATCAATAAAAAATCCAGTAAATTTTCCATCCATTGCATATGGGTCGGAATAAATTCCATTGAAATGAATGCGGATATAGGCTATCGGGCGATCAACGGGACAGCCCAAAACATCATCGATTGACTCAAGACGAGGAGCATTTGAAATGGATTGGCTACATGCCATCTCTTATTTTTTCGGCGGTGCGTTTTTCGCGAATGTCGTGCCATTCGGCATGCGAATCCTGGCGATGGGGCTGTTCTGTGCTCGGCACTTCGGCAGCTTGCATGGCGGCAATACTCGGGAACGTATATGATCGCCTCGGCAACCGGTACCTTCAGGCTACTGAAGCACTTCAGCTTTCCCGCATTGACTCATACGCGTGCTCGAACTGCTGCGCCGCACGCTAGCAGGCAGGAGTAGACTGCGCAATCCGATACGAGCCAAATCCATCAATGCAGCGCGTCGACTTCAACAATCTCCGGGCTTTCATCGTGGTCGCGCGCGAGCGCAGCTTTACTCGCGCGGCGGCGCAGCTTGGCGTGTCGCAATCGGCGCTCAGCCACACGATTCGCGGACTGGAAGAGAAACTAGGCATTCGCCTCCTCACGCGCACGACGCGCGGCGTCTCGCCGACCGAGGCGGGCGAGCGGCTGCTCTTGAGCGTGGGGCCGCACTATGAGGGAATCGAGTCCGAGCTGACCGCGTTGAACGAGCTGCGGGAAAAGCCTGCCGGCACGATACGCATCACGGCGCACGATCATGCGATCGATACCGTGCTCTGGCCGAAGCTCGCGAAGCTCATGGCCGAATACCCGGATATCACGGTCGAACTCAACGTCAACTACGCGCTGACCGATATCGTCGCCGAGCGCTACGACGCCGGGGTGCGCAACGGCGATCAGGTGGCCAAGGACATGATCGCCGTGCGCATCGGTCCTGACGTTCGCATGACGGTGGTCGGCGCTCCGGCGTACTGCTCGAACAAATCGCTGCCGAAAACGCCTCGAGACTTGGCTGCGCACGTCTGCATCAATCTTCGGCTGCCTACCTATGGCGGGCTCTACGCTTGGGAGCTCACCAAGGACGGCCAAAATCTGCAAGTCCAAGTACGCGGCCAATTCATCGTCAATACCACACCGCAGATACTCACCGCTGCGCTTGCGGGTTTTGGCCTCGCGTTCTTGCCGGAGGACGTGGTGGCGACGCATATCGAGGCGGGCCGCCTCGTGCGCATGCTCGACGATTGGTGTCCGTCGTTTCCCGGCTATCACCTGTATTACCCGAGCCGCCGGCAGGTGTCGCCGGCGTTTGCACTGCTGGTGAATGCGTTGCGCTATTGACGTCCAAGTTTAGACGTCAACGATAGACGTCAACGAGGACGTCAATGCAACAAGCCGTGCGCCAGCACGCGCAGCTCGTCGAACTGCGTCGTCAGCTCAAAACAGAGTATGAACGCCCCGCCGTAAAACACGCCGGGATAGCGCTGGGCCAGTGAGAGCATCGGTGCGGCGACGCGCGTGCGTATCGCGTTCACGTTCATCAAAGAGGCGATGCCGATACCGAGTACCGCGCCGGCGAGCACGTCGGTCGGGTAGTGCAGTCCGAGCAGGATGCGTGGCACGCCGATCAGCACGATCGCGTGGAATAGCGCGTAAATGCCCACAGGCCGCGAGGCGAGAAAAATGCCCATGGCGACCGCGGACCAGAGCATGACGTGGTCGCTCGGAAACGCACTCCACGTTCGCAGCACGGGCTCGTCGATATTGGCTTCTGGAAAGTACGCGCGTAACGCCGGTTCATACATCGGCCGCAGGCGGAACGGCAGATAGTGCGCAAGCAGGCGGCCCGCCGCCAACGCGATAAACCCGCTCACGATCGCGATCACGACGATTTCGCACTGGCGTCGCCTCAAAGCCGCACCGTCTGGCCCGTCCGCACGTTCGGATCTGAACCAGATCCACCAGAGCAGCATCGTCAAGACCACGCCTTTGAACAAATACATGGCCACAATCGTTTCGATGGCGTGGTCGAAACGCGGAGAGTCCATGATCGCTGGACTCATGAGCTCGATGAGCCATGTGTCGAAGTGAGTCATTCGCTTAGATGTCCTCCTCGATAGGTAAGAACAATAAGTGGATATACGGTAACGATGCTTGGATATAGGGTATGTGCGTTAGCGCAAGCAGCGTGCCTGATCGATCCGAGCGTCAAGGCGGCAGACCGCATCGCTGTGCCGGCGCTGAAATCCATGACGCCAGCGCCTATAGCATTCATGGATGCGGGTGCAAAGAAGTATCGTCTGCCGAATGCATTGCTTGCCGGCGCCGAGACGAGGGCTGTCATGTCCAGACGAATCGTGGGTGCCATAGCGGCGTGCTTAGCGTGTGCGGGTCTCCTCGTGTCCGGTGGCGGCGGCAGCGTGACGCTCGATCCGATCGTCGCGATCATGAGCAAACCGCGCTACGTCGCAGCGAATTCGCAGTGGTCGATGGTGGTCATGGACGCCGCCTCGGGCAGCGTGCTCTATTCGGTCGACCCGGACGTGCTTTCCTACACGGGGTCGGTGCGCAAGCTGTTTTCGGTGGGCACGGCGCTCGACGAGATCGGCCCGAGTCACCAGTTTGAAACGCCCGTCTACCGGAACGGCACGGTGAGCGCGGGCGGCACGTTGCCGATGGCCGGCTATATCGACGCCAAGAGCGGGCGGCGCCTCACGTTCGCGCTATTCGTCAATCACGCGGGACCACTCACGGCGTTCACGGATACACTCGATGTGTACGACGACGAAGCGCAGATACTCGGCATCGTCTATGACAGCTTCTAAAATACATCGCATCTCAACCGGCTGGGCTCGATGCCCGGGAGCGCCATGCACATCGCCATCCTCACGTTCGACGGTTTCAACGAGCTCGACTCGCTCATCGCCCTTGGCGTCCTGAATCGCATCAAGAAGCCCGATTGGCGCGTGACGTTGTGTTGCCCGCAGCCGGAGGTCACGTCGATGAACGGCGTCACCGTTCGTGCTCAGTCGATGCTGGAGGAGGCGCGCACCGCCGATGCGGTGATCGTCGGCAGCGGCATCAAGACGCGGGAGGTCGTCGAAGATGCGGGACTGATGGCCCGTCTGGCGCTCGATCCGTCACGTCAATTGATCGCCGCGCAGTGCTCCGGCACGCTGATCCTGGCCAAGCTCGGTTTGGTCGGCGGCATCCCGGCTTGCACGGACCTGACGACGAAGCCTTGGGTGCAGGCGGCGGGCGTGGAGGTGCTGAACCAGCCGTTCTATGCGCACGGCAATGTTGCGACGGCGGGTGGCTGCTTCGCTTCGCCTTATATCGCGGCATGGATCATCGCGCGGACGGAGGGCGTGGAGGCTGCCGCTGCCGCGCTGCACTATGTGGCACCCGTCGGCGAGAAAGAGGCGTATGTGGAGAACGCCATGAAGCGGATTTCACCGTACTTGCCGGAGCAAAACGCACTGCGCGGCATGCCGCTTCACGCGCCTGCGGCGTAGCGCGCCGCTAATAACGCGCGTCGGCCGGATTGCCGCCGTTGGGCCAGTCTTGCGCTTTCGCCGCTCAAGCGACGCAAATTCCCGGCACCGCGACCTTCTGGAACAGGTGCGGCG is drawn from Trinickia violacea and contains these coding sequences:
- a CDS encoding DUF3466 family protein yields the protein MQSVRKLISSVNYVHCALIVFALVTIAAFQPAAGQSADIANQSFSIKDLGTLPGGKSSQAIAINERGQIAGGSINSRNYPHAALFDNGVVTDLGTLPGGERSAAAYGINELGQAVGYSFDSKGYPHATLFENGVVTDLGLLPGGDNSAANAINNRGQIVGWSFNASRASQAFLYENGVMTDLGTLPGGYFSSAFGINERGEVVGWSTANGNNEHAFLFAKGVMTDLGTLPGGNSSAAYAINNRGQVVGSSSTASGNTHAFLFEHGQMIDLGTLPGGTNSAAYGINERGQVVGSSSTASGWEQHAFLYEHGVMTDLGMLPGDNQSMARSINNRGEIAGYSAPSNSVWHAVLWTRDR
- a CDS encoding LysR family transcriptional regulator, whose amino-acid sequence is MQRVDFNNLRAFIVVARERSFTRAAAQLGVSQSALSHTIRGLEEKLGIRLLTRTTRGVSPTEAGERLLLSVGPHYEGIESELTALNELREKPAGTIRITAHDHAIDTVLWPKLAKLMAEYPDITVELNVNYALTDIVAERYDAGVRNGDQVAKDMIAVRIGPDVRMTVVGAPAYCSNKSLPKTPRDLAAHVCINLRLPTYGGLYAWELTKDGQNLQVQVRGQFIVNTTPQILTAALAGFGLAFLPEDVVATHIEAGRLVRMLDDWCPSFPGYHLYYPSRRQVSPAFALLVNALRY
- a CDS encoding phosphatase PAP2 family protein; this encodes MTHFDTWLIELMSPAIMDSPRFDHAIETIVAMYLFKGVVLTMLLWWIWFRSERADGPDGAALRRRQCEIVVIAIVSGFIALAAGRLLAHYLPFRLRPMYEPALRAYFPEANIDEPVLRTWSAFPSDHVMLWSAVAMGIFLASRPVGIYALFHAIVLIGVPRILLGLHYPTDVLAGAVLGIGIASLMNVNAIRTRVAAPMLSLAQRYPGVFYGGAFILCFELTTQFDELRVLAHGLLH
- a CDS encoding D-alanyl-D-alanine carboxypeptidase, with product MSRRIVGAIAACLACAGLLVSGGGGSVTLDPIVAIMSKPRYVAANSQWSMVVMDAASGSVLYSVDPDVLSYTGSVRKLFSVGTALDEIGPSHQFETPVYRNGTVSAGGTLPMAGYIDAKSGRRLTFALFVNHAGPLTAFTDTLDVYDDEAQILGIVYDSF
- a CDS encoding DJ-1/PfpI family protein; its protein translation is MHIAILTFDGFNELDSLIALGVLNRIKKPDWRVTLCCPQPEVTSMNGVTVRAQSMLEEARTADAVIVGSGIKTREVVEDAGLMARLALDPSRQLIAAQCSGTLILAKLGLVGGIPACTDLTTKPWVQAAGVEVLNQPFYAHGNVATAGGCFASPYIAAWIIARTEGVEAAAAALHYVAPVGEKEAYVENAMKRISPYLPEQNALRGMPLHAPAA